One stretch of Streptomyces sp. NBC_00443 DNA includes these proteins:
- a CDS encoding NAD(P)/FAD-dependent oxidoreductase — translation MAPSAMSSGNHWTKALSDAQPVPYWLDDPGRPHPEPALTTAETCDLLVVGGGYSGLWSALIAKERDPQRDVVLLEGREVGWAASGRNGGFCAASLTHGLPNGLTRWPDEIHKLEELGARNLDEIEKAVARYSLDCDFERTGEIDVATETYQATELRDWYEELRDKGLAEGVEFLDTEAVRAQVDSPTFQAGLYDRRGVAMLNPAKLVWGLKQACLDLGVRVYEHTPALTLKPYGAGMAVRTPYGSVRARKVALGTNIFPNLIKRVRSYTVPVYDYALMTEPLTEDQLASIGWKNRQGLGDSANQFHYFRLSADNRILWGGYDAIYPYGGRVRAEYDDRPETYAKLAGHFFTCFPQLEGVRFTHAWGGAIDTCSRFSAFFGTAHQGNVAYAAGFTGLGVGATRFGADVMLDLLAGERTERTQLEMVRRKPLPFPPEPFAWTGIALTKWSLARADAQGGRRNLWLKAMDRLGLGFDS, via the coding sequence ATGGCCCCAAGCGCCATGAGTTCTGGCAATCACTGGACGAAGGCACTCTCCGACGCCCAGCCGGTCCCGTACTGGCTGGACGACCCCGGCCGCCCGCACCCCGAACCCGCCCTCACCACCGCCGAGACCTGCGATCTGCTGGTCGTCGGCGGCGGGTACAGCGGACTGTGGAGCGCGCTCATCGCCAAGGAGCGCGACCCGCAGCGCGATGTCGTGCTGCTCGAAGGCCGCGAGGTGGGCTGGGCCGCCTCCGGCCGCAACGGCGGCTTCTGCGCCGCCTCCCTCACCCACGGTCTGCCCAACGGGCTCACCCGCTGGCCGGACGAGATCCACAAACTGGAGGAGCTGGGCGCCCGCAACCTCGACGAGATCGAGAAGGCGGTCGCCCGCTACTCCCTGGACTGCGACTTCGAACGCACCGGCGAGATCGACGTCGCCACCGAGACCTACCAGGCGACGGAACTGCGCGACTGGTACGAGGAGTTGCGGGACAAGGGCCTGGCCGAGGGTGTCGAGTTCCTGGACACCGAGGCGGTGCGGGCCCAGGTCGACTCACCGACGTTCCAGGCGGGTCTCTACGACCGCCGGGGCGTCGCCATGCTCAACCCGGCCAAGCTGGTGTGGGGCCTGAAGCAGGCCTGCCTGGACCTCGGCGTCCGCGTCTACGAGCACACCCCCGCCCTCACCCTGAAGCCGTACGGCGCGGGGATGGCCGTACGCACTCCGTACGGCTCGGTCCGCGCCCGCAAGGTCGCGCTCGGCACGAACATCTTCCCGAACCTGATCAAGCGGGTCCGCTCCTACACCGTCCCGGTCTACGACTACGCCCTGATGACCGAGCCGCTCACCGAGGACCAGCTCGCGTCGATCGGGTGGAAGAACCGCCAGGGCCTCGGCGACTCGGCCAACCAGTTCCACTACTTCCGACTCTCCGCCGACAACCGCATCCTGTGGGGCGGCTACGACGCCATCTACCCGTACGGCGGCCGGGTGCGGGCCGAGTACGACGACCGTCCGGAGACGTACGCCAAGCTCGCCGGGCACTTCTTCACCTGCTTCCCGCAGTTGGAGGGCGTCCGCTTCACGCACGCGTGGGGCGGGGCGATCGACACCTGCTCGCGCTTCTCGGCGTTCTTCGGTACCGCCCACCAGGGCAACGTGGCGTACGCGGCGGGCTTCACGGGCCTCGGCGTCGGCGCGACCCGGTTCGGCGCGGACGTGATGCTGGACCTGCTGGCGGGGGAGCGGACGGAGCGCACGCAGCTCGAAATGGTCCGCAGGAAGCCACTGCCCTTCCCGCCGGAGCCGTTCGCCTGGACCGGCATCGCCCTCACCAAGTGGTCGCTGGCCCGGGCCGACGCGCAGGGCGGGCGGCGCAATCTGTGGCTCAAGGCGATGGACCGGCTGGGCCTCGGCTTCGACAGCTGA
- a CDS encoding ABC transporter permease, translating to MTFVNWLKRNLVVIAGLLTLAYLLLPNVIVTIFSFNKPKGRFNYEWQEFSTAAWQDPCGVSDLCGSLSVSLRIAFWATLGATLLGTMIAFALVRYRFRARGAINSLIFLPMAMPEVVMAASLLTLFLNMGAQLGFWTILIAHIMFCLSFVVTAVKARVMSMDPRLEQAAQDLYAGPFQTFVRVTLPIAAPGIAAGAMLAFALSFDDFIITNFNAGSTVTFPMFVWGSAQRGTPVQINVIGTAMFIIAVLFVLASMAIGNRRNKQKA from the coding sequence ATGACCTTCGTCAACTGGCTCAAGCGCAATCTCGTCGTCATCGCGGGACTGCTGACGCTCGCTTATCTCCTCCTGCCCAATGTCATCGTGACGATCTTCTCCTTCAACAAGCCGAAGGGGCGCTTCAACTACGAATGGCAGGAGTTCTCCACGGCCGCCTGGCAGGACCCGTGCGGTGTCTCCGACCTGTGCGGCTCGCTGTCGGTCAGCCTCCGGATCGCGTTCTGGGCGACCCTCGGCGCCACGCTGCTGGGCACGATGATCGCCTTCGCGCTGGTCCGGTACCGCTTCCGCGCGCGGGGCGCCATCAACTCGCTGATCTTCCTGCCGATGGCGATGCCCGAGGTCGTCATGGCCGCCTCGCTGCTCACCCTGTTCCTCAACATGGGCGCTCAGCTCGGCTTCTGGACGATCCTCATCGCGCACATCATGTTCTGCCTGAGCTTCGTCGTGACGGCGGTGAAGGCGCGCGTGATGTCGATGGACCCGCGGCTGGAACAGGCCGCGCAGGACCTGTACGCCGGCCCCTTCCAGACGTTCGTCCGGGTCACCCTGCCGATCGCCGCCCCGGGAATCGCGGCGGGCGCGATGCTCGCCTTCGCGCTCTCTTTCGACGATTTCATCATCACCAATTTCAACGCGGGCTCCACCGTCACCTTCCCGATGTTCGTCTGGGGCTCGGCCCAGCGCGGAACGCCCGTTCAGATCAATGTCATCGGTACGGCCATGTTCATCATCGCCGTACTGTTCGTCCTGGCCTCCATGGCCATCGGAAACCGCCGTAACAAGCAAAAGGCATAA
- a CDS encoding ABC transporter permease yields the protein MATVTEAPPPLSPTAPEKKPPRKRGRLVPYWLLLPGILWLVVFFALPMIYQASTSVQTGSLEEGYQVTWHFATYWDALSDYYPQFLRSVLYAGSATILCLVLGYPLAYLIAFRAGRWRNLIMILVIAPFFTSFLIRTLAWKTILADGGPVVGALNTLHVLDVTSWLGMTEGDRVLATPLAVVCGLTYNFLPFMVLPLYTSLERIDPRLHEAAGDLYAKPVTVFRKVTFPLSMPGVVSGTLLTFIPAAGDYVNADLLGSTDTRMVGNVIQTQFLRILDYPTAAALSFILMAAILVMVTVYIRRSGTEDLV from the coding sequence ATGGCGACAGTCACCGAGGCGCCCCCGCCTCTCTCCCCGACCGCCCCGGAGAAGAAGCCGCCCCGCAAACGCGGGCGCCTGGTGCCCTACTGGCTCCTGCTGCCCGGCATCCTCTGGCTGGTCGTCTTCTTCGCGCTGCCGATGATCTACCAGGCCTCCACGTCCGTGCAGACGGGCTCGCTGGAGGAGGGCTACCAGGTCACCTGGCACTTCGCGACCTACTGGGACGCCCTGTCCGACTACTACCCGCAGTTCCTGCGCTCGGTGCTCTACGCCGGCTCGGCGACGATCCTGTGCCTGGTCCTCGGCTATCCGCTCGCCTACCTCATCGCCTTCCGGGCGGGCCGCTGGCGGAACCTGATCATGATCCTGGTGATCGCGCCGTTCTTCACCAGCTTCCTGATCCGCACCCTCGCCTGGAAGACGATCCTCGCGGACGGCGGCCCGGTCGTCGGAGCCCTCAACACGCTGCACGTCCTGGACGTCACCAGCTGGCTCGGCATGACCGAGGGCGACCGTGTGCTGGCCACACCGCTCGCGGTGGTCTGCGGTCTGACGTACAACTTCCTGCCGTTCATGGTGCTGCCGCTCTACACCTCACTGGAGCGCATCGACCCCCGGCTGCACGAGGCGGCCGGCGACCTGTACGCCAAGCCGGTCACCGTCTTCCGGAAGGTCACTTTCCCGCTGTCGATGCCGGGCGTCGTCTCCGGCACGCTGCTGACCTTCATTCCGGCGGCCGGTGACTACGTCAACGCGGACCTGCTCGGCTCCACGGACACCCGTATGGTCGGAAACGTCATCCAGACGCAGTTCCTGCGGATTCTGGACTATCCGACGGCCGCGGCTCTTTCCTTCATCCTCATGGCCGCCATCCTCGTCATGGTGACGGTCTACATCCGCAGGTCCGGCACGGAGGATCTGGTTTAA
- a CDS encoding ABC transporter ATP-binding protein: MTNDNSGDVRLSGIAKTYGSFHAVHPLDLTVPQGSFFALLGASGCGKTTTLRMIAGLEEPSSGTVHLGEQDVTALPPYKRPVNTVFQSYALFPHLDIFENVAFGLRRRGIKSVKKQVDEMLDLVQLGEQARKKPHQLSGGQQQRVAVARALINTPKVLLLDEPLGALDLKLRRQMQLELKRIQTEVGITFVHVTHDQEEAMTMADTVAVMNAGRVEQLGSPTDLYENPRTTFVANFLGTSNFIEAEVDTKSGDDIVLKAAGGKLVLPEARCSAATATGGKVLVGVRPEKITLTHADEAGEIPEGRNRITGRIADSSFIGVSTQYVIDSPVCPEFEVYAQNIDRDDRLVPGAEVVLHWNPAHTFGLDAAQDIDAGIQEEAAV; encoded by the coding sequence ATGACGAACGACAACAGCGGCGACGTCCGCCTCTCCGGCATAGCCAAGACCTACGGCTCCTTCCATGCCGTACACCCGCTCGACCTGACCGTGCCCCAGGGCTCCTTCTTCGCCCTGCTCGGCGCTTCCGGCTGCGGCAAGACCACCACCCTGCGCATGATCGCCGGCCTGGAGGAACCTTCCTCCGGCACCGTCCACCTCGGCGAGCAGGACGTGACCGCGCTCCCGCCGTACAAGCGGCCGGTGAACACGGTCTTCCAGTCCTACGCCCTCTTCCCGCACCTCGACATCTTCGAGAACGTCGCCTTCGGCCTGCGCCGGCGCGGCATCAAGAGCGTGAAGAAGCAGGTCGACGAGATGCTCGACCTCGTCCAGCTCGGCGAGCAGGCCCGCAAGAAGCCGCACCAGCTCTCCGGTGGCCAGCAGCAGCGCGTCGCCGTGGCCCGCGCGCTGATCAACACCCCCAAGGTGCTCCTCCTCGACGAGCCCCTCGGCGCCCTCGACCTCAAGCTGCGCCGCCAGATGCAGCTGGAGCTCAAGCGCATCCAGACCGAGGTCGGCATCACCTTCGTCCATGTCACGCACGACCAGGAGGAGGCCATGACGATGGCCGACACGGTCGCCGTGATGAACGCGGGCCGCGTCGAGCAGCTCGGCTCGCCGACCGACCTCTACGAGAACCCGCGCACGACGTTCGTCGCCAACTTCCTCGGCACCTCGAACTTCATCGAGGCCGAGGTCGACACCAAGAGCGGCGACGACATCGTGCTGAAGGCGGCCGGCGGCAAGCTCGTCCTGCCCGAGGCGCGGTGCAGCGCGGCCACGGCGACCGGCGGCAAGGTGCTGGTCGGCGTGCGCCCCGAGAAGATCACCCTCACGCATGCCGACGAGGCGGGCGAGATACCCGAGGGCCGCAACCGCATCACCGGCAGGATCGCGGACTCCTCCTTCATCGGCGTCTCCACGCAGTACGTCATCGACAGTCCCGTCTGCCCCGAGTTCGAGGTCTACGCCCAGAACATCGACCGCGACGACCGGCTCGTACCCGGCGCCGAGGTCGTCCTGCACTGGAACCCCGCGCACACCTTCGGCCTTGATGCCGCCCAGGACATCGACGCCGGCATCCAGGAAGAGGCGGCGGTCTGA
- a CDS encoding ABC transporter substrate-binding protein — translation MEQYEPDRLSPAQVAAMRRSLRNGRAAMTRRSLLRASTGGALAVGGLGTLSACGIPAAGKTEGGTSAEDHSAKEKQVSFSNWTEYMDVDDSGKHHPTLEQFAKRTGIKVKYTEDINDNNEFFGKIKPQLAAGQETGRDIVVLTDWLAGRLIRLGWVQKLDPSNLPHAFANLSQQFRNPDWDPGRAYSYPWQGISTVIAYNKKALDGVEVKTVSDLLDNPKLKGRVGFLTEMRDTIGMTLLDMGKDPAKFTDDDYDAAIARLQKAVDNKQIRRFTGNDYTSDLTSGDFAACLAWAGDVVQLKADSPDIDFLIPDSGYMTSSDNMLIPNKARHKTNAERLIDFYYEPKPAAELAAYINYVCPVDGVKEELAKIDEDAANNPLILPDKAMQAASRAFRSLSSKEETAYEEKFAKLTGA, via the coding sequence ATGGAGCAGTACGAGCCCGACCGCCTGTCCCCGGCCCAAGTGGCCGCCATGCGGCGCAGCCTGCGCAACGGCCGGGCCGCCATGACCCGCCGTTCCCTGCTGCGCGCCTCCACCGGCGGCGCTCTCGCGGTGGGCGGACTGGGGACGCTCAGTGCCTGCGGGATCCCCGCGGCCGGCAAGACCGAGGGCGGCACGTCCGCCGAGGACCACTCGGCGAAGGAGAAGCAGGTCAGCTTCTCCAACTGGACCGAGTACATGGACGTCGACGACAGCGGCAAGCACCACCCGACGCTTGAGCAGTTCGCGAAGCGGACCGGCATCAAGGTCAAGTACACCGAGGACATCAACGACAACAACGAGTTCTTCGGGAAGATCAAGCCGCAGCTCGCGGCGGGCCAGGAGACCGGGCGCGACATCGTCGTCCTGACGGACTGGCTCGCCGGGCGCCTGATACGCCTGGGCTGGGTCCAGAAACTCGACCCGTCCAACCTGCCGCACGCCTTCGCGAACCTGTCCCAGCAGTTCCGCAACCCCGACTGGGACCCGGGACGGGCGTACTCGTACCCCTGGCAGGGCATCTCGACCGTCATCGCCTACAACAAGAAGGCGCTCGACGGCGTCGAGGTGAAGACGGTCTCCGACCTGCTCGACAACCCCAAGCTCAAGGGCCGCGTCGGCTTCCTCACCGAGATGCGCGACACCATCGGGATGACCCTGCTCGACATGGGCAAGGACCCCGCCAAGTTCACCGACGACGACTACGACGCGGCGATCGCCCGGCTCCAGAAGGCCGTCGACAACAAGCAGATCCGCCGGTTCACCGGCAACGACTACACCTCCGACCTCACCAGCGGAGACTTCGCGGCCTGCCTCGCCTGGGCCGGCGACGTCGTGCAGCTCAAGGCCGACAGCCCGGACATCGACTTCCTCATCCCGGACAGCGGCTACATGACGTCCAGCGACAACATGCTGATTCCCAACAAGGCCCGTCACAAGACGAACGCCGAGCGGCTCATCGACTTCTACTACGAGCCGAAGCCCGCCGCCGAGCTCGCCGCCTACATCAACTACGTCTGTCCCGTGGACGGCGTGAAGGAAGAGCTCGCGAAGATCGACGAGGACGCGGCGAACAACCCGCTGATCCTCCCCGACAAGGCCATGCAGGCCGCCTCCCGCGCCTTCCGCTCTCTGAGCTCGAAGGAAGAGACGGCCTACGAAGAGAAGTTCGCGAAGCTCACAGGGGCGTGA
- a CDS encoding gamma-aminobutyraldehyde dehydrogenase has protein sequence MHNPGTATPERFPAQDRFADGAQFIAGRLVKGTSGRTHAVVDPATGEEVYTYDLAGTEDVDAAVAAAREAFPAWAAATPGERSDALHRFAAVLAERAEDFARAESLQCGKPLKLTREFDVPGTIDNTSFFAGAARHLAGQSAGEYSGDHTSYVRREPIGVVGSIAPWNYPLQMAAWKVLPAIAAGNTIVLKPAELTPLTSLLFAQAATDAGIPDGVINIITGTGKEAGEHLVGHPDVAMTSFTGSTAVGKRVAEIATATVKRLHLELGGKAPFVVFDDADVEAAANGAVAGSLINTGQDCTAATRVYVQRPLYEEFVSRTAALMESVRLGDPFSPGTDLGPLISHVQRDRVAGFVDRARAYARVVTGGEAPQGDLKNGAYYRPTLVADAAQDSEIVQSEIFGPVLVVLPFDTDDDGIRLANDTPYGLAASAWSRDVYRANRATREIQAGCVWVNDHIPIISEMPHGGYKASGFGKDMSVYSFEEYTQIKHVMFDNTAAARKDWHRTVFGDR, from the coding sequence ACCGGCGAAGAGGTCTACACATACGACCTGGCCGGCACCGAGGACGTCGACGCCGCCGTCGCCGCCGCGCGCGAGGCGTTCCCCGCCTGGGCCGCAGCCACCCCGGGCGAGCGTTCGGACGCGCTGCACCGCTTCGCCGCCGTCCTCGCCGAGCGCGCCGAGGACTTCGCCCGCGCGGAGTCCCTGCAGTGCGGGAAGCCGCTGAAGCTGACCCGTGAGTTCGACGTGCCGGGCACGATCGACAACACCTCCTTCTTCGCGGGCGCCGCCCGCCACCTCGCCGGGCAGTCCGCGGGGGAGTACTCCGGCGACCACACCTCCTACGTCCGCCGCGAACCCATCGGCGTCGTCGGGTCCATCGCCCCCTGGAACTACCCGCTCCAGATGGCCGCCTGGAAGGTCCTCCCGGCGATCGCCGCGGGCAACACCATCGTGCTCAAGCCCGCCGAGCTCACCCCTCTCACCTCGCTCCTCTTCGCCCAGGCCGCCACGGACGCCGGCATCCCCGACGGCGTCATCAACATCATCACCGGGACCGGCAAGGAGGCAGGCGAGCATCTCGTCGGCCATCCCGACGTGGCCATGACCTCCTTCACCGGCTCCACCGCCGTGGGCAAGCGCGTCGCCGAGATCGCCACGGCCACGGTGAAGCGGCTCCACCTGGAGCTGGGCGGCAAGGCGCCCTTCGTCGTCTTCGACGACGCCGACGTGGAAGCCGCCGCCAACGGCGCCGTCGCAGGCTCGCTCATCAACACCGGGCAGGACTGCACGGCCGCCACGCGCGTGTATGTGCAGAGGCCGCTCTACGAAGAGTTCGTCTCGCGCACCGCCGCCCTCATGGAGAGCGTCCGCCTCGGCGACCCCTTCAGCCCCGGCACCGATCTCGGGCCCCTCATCTCGCACGTCCAGCGCGACCGTGTCGCCGGGTTCGTCGACCGTGCGCGTGCCTACGCGCGCGTGGTGACCGGCGGTGAGGCACCGCAGGGCGATCTCAAGAACGGTGCGTACTATCGGCCCACCCTGGTCGCCGACGCCGCCCAGGACAGCGAGATCGTCCAGTCAGAGATCTTCGGCCCGGTCCTTGTCGTTCTGCCGTTCGACACCGACGATGACGGGATCCGGCTCGCCAACGACACCCCGTACGGGCTCGCCGCCTCCGCCTGGAGCCGTGACGTCTACCGGGCGAACCGCGCCACCCGCGAGATCCAGGCGGGCTGTGTGTGGGTCAACGATCACATCCCGATCATCAGCGAGATGCCGCACGGCGGCTACAAGGCGTCCGGCTTCGGCAAGGACATGTCCGTGTACTCCTTTGAGGAGTACACGCAGATCAAGCACGTCATGTTCGACAACACGGCGGCCGCCAGGAAGGACTGGCATCGCACCGTCTTCGGGGACCGATAG